Proteins encoded in a region of the Syngnathus typhle isolate RoL2023-S1 ecotype Sweden linkage group LG20, RoL_Styp_1.0, whole genome shotgun sequence genome:
- the LOC133144820 gene encoding potassium voltage-gated channel subfamily KQT member 4 isoform X7 yields the protein MLGSPSNNGGVRMLAPPPPSPPPGAGDERRVEFVALTAVHTERSEPSTPERSLPSHRTGLLGTPLPGPPGPRASASQTSKRFRKLQNYLYNILERPRGWAFIYHVFIFLLVFSCLVLSVFSTIPEHQRVANQGLFILEFVMIVVFGLEYFIRIWAAGCCCRYRGWQGRLRFARKPFCVIDFIVFVASLAVIAAGTQGNIFATSALRSMRFLQILRMVRMDRRGGTWKLLGSVVYAHSKELFTAWYIGFLVLIFASFLVYQAEKDNTDFSNYADSLWWGIITLTTIGYGDKIPRTWQGRLLAAGFALLGVSFFALPAGILGSGFALKVQEEHRQKHFEKRRMPAANLIQAAWRLYSTDAKHSYLTATWYFYDSMLPSFRRPEAPCSSKLGFRDRLRMNNSRSAQVIRGKASSPQAPGPAVRRSPSQENVPDAASPGKVQKSWSFNDRTRFRTSLRLKARPPVDVEVPGEDGVEDRGYCDVAMDEVIPAVKTLIRAVRILKFLVAKRKFKETLRPYDVKDVIEQYSAGHLDMLGRIKSLQMRVDQIIGRGAVQADKKARLEKGEKTPLELDSLDELSMMGRVVKVEKQIQSIENKLDLLLNLYSTCLKKGSSSQLALSSLLLDAEMTSDYHSPTDQRDLFPSANTLSQSDSAALES from the exons ATGTTGGGGAGCCCGTCCAACAACGGCGGCGTTCGAATgctggcgccgccgccgccatcgccgccacCGGGCGCCGGTGACGAGCGACGCGTCGAGTTCGTGGCGCTCACCGCCGTGCACACGGAGCGCAGCGAGCCATCCACCCCAGAGCGCAGCTTGCCGTCGCACCGGACTGGGCTGCTGGGTACGCCGTTGCCCGGACCCCCGGGGCCCCGGGCCAGCGCGTCCCAGACCAGCAAGCGCTTCCGCAAACTGCAAAACTACTTGTATAACATTCTGGAACGACCACGGGGATGGGCCTTCATCTATCACGTCTTCAT TTTTCTGCTGGTTTTCAGCTGCTTGGTGCTGTCCGTCTTCTCCACCATCCCCGAACACCAAAGGGTCGCCAACCAGGGCCTTTTCATACTG GAGTTTGTGATGATCGTGGTGTTTGGCCTGGAGTACTTCATCAGGATCTGGGCGGCGGGTTGCTGTTGCCGATATCGCGGCTGGCAGGGTCGGCTGCGCTTCGCCCGCAAGCCCTTCTGCGTCATCG ACTTCATCGTGTTTGTGGCGTCGCTGGCGGTGATTGCGGCCGGCACGCAGGGCAACATCTTCGCCACGTCGGCGCTGCGTAGCATGCGCTTCCTGCAGATCCTGCGCATGGTGCGCATGGACCGGCGGGGGGGCACCTGGAAGCTGTTGGGATCCGTCGTCTACGCTCACAGCAAG GAGCTGTTCACGGCGTGGTACATTGGCTTCCTGGTGCTCATCTTCGCCTCCTTCCTGGTCTACCAGGCCGAGAAGGACAACACCGACTTCAGCAACTACGCAGACTCCCTCTGGTGGGGAATT ATCACATTGACCACCATCGGTTACGGCGACAAGATCCCCCGCACGTGGCAGGGTCGTCTGCTGGCGGCCGGCTTTGCTCTCCTGGGCGTTTCCTTCTTTGCCCTGCCCGCT ggaatTCTCGGCTCGGGCTTTGCCTTGAAAGTTCAGGAGGAGCACCGCCAGAAGCACTTTGAGAAGCGCCGCATGCCAGCCGCGAACCTCATCCAG GCGGCGTGGCGTCTGTACTCGACTGACGCCAAGCACTCGTACCTGACGGCCACCTGGTACTTCTACGACAGCATGCTACCTTCCTTCAG GAGGCCAGAAGCGCCGTGCAG CAGTAAACTCGGCTTCCGGGACAGGCTCCGGATGAATAACTCCCGCTCGGCGCAGGTGATCCGCGGCAAGGCGTCGTCGCCCCAGGCACCGGGTCCGGCTGTGAGGCGCTCGCCCAGCCAGGAGAACGTCCCTGACGCGGCCAGCCCCGGGAAGGTGCAGAAGAGCTGGAGCTTCAATGACCGCACTCGCTTCCGCACCTCGCTGCGGCTCAAGGCCCGCCCCCCCGTAGATG TCGAGGTACCGGGTGAGGACGGCGTGGAGGACAGAGGCTACTGCGACGTGGCCATGGACGAGGTTATTCCCGCCGTCAAGACGCTCATTCGAGCCGTCAG AATTTTGAAGTTCCTGGTGGCCAAGAGGAAGTTCAAGGAGACGCTGCGTCCATATGACGTCAAAGACGTCATCGAGCAGTACTCGGCGGGACACCTGGACATGCTGGGCCGCATTAAGAGCCTGCAGATGCG GGTGGACCAGATCATCGGGCGAGGCGCCGTCCAGGCCGACAAGAAGGCACGCCTGGAAAAGGGCGAAAAGACCCCGCTGGAACTGGACTCCCTGGACGAGCTCAGCATGATGGGACGCGTGGTCAAAGTGGAGAAACAG ATTCAGTCCATCGAAAACAAGCTGGACCTTTTGCTCAACTTGTACTCGACGTGCCTGAAGAAAGGCTCGTCTTCGCAGCTGGCGCTGTCCTCTCTGCTGCTGGATGCCGAGATGACGTCGGACTACCACAGCCCGACCGACCAAAGAGACCTCTTCCCCTCGGCCAACACGCTCTCGCAGTCCGACAGCGCCGCCCTGGAATCCTAG
- the LOC133144820 gene encoding potassium voltage-gated channel subfamily KQT member 4 isoform X5 — MLGSPSNNGGVRMLAPPPPSPPPGAGDERRVEFVALTAVHTERSEPSTPERSLPSHRTGLLGTPLPGPPGPRASASQTSKRFRKLQNYLYNILERPRGWAFIYHVFIFLLVFSCLVLSVFSTIPEHQRVANQGLFILEFVMIVVFGLEYFIRIWAAGCCCRYRGWQGRLRFARKPFCVIDFIVFVASLAVIAAGTQGNIFATSALRSMRFLQILRMVRMDRRGGTWKLLGSVVYAHSKELFTAWYIGFLVLIFASFLVYQAEKDNTDFSNYADSLWWGIITLTTIGYGDKIPRTWQGRLLAAGFALLGVSFFALPAGILGSGFALKVQEEHRQKHFEKRRMPAANLIQAAWRLYSTDAKHSYLTATWYFYDSMLPSFRELTLLYSHLQRQRNASKKAPPPPYSANFHHTQLSGLRPYSAPYMSGDSSKLGFRDRLRMNNSRSAQVIRGKASSPQAPGPAVRRSPSQENVPDAASPGKVQKSWSFNDRTRFRTSLRLKARPPVDVEVPGEDGVEDRGYCDVAMDEVIPAVKTLIRAVRILKFLVAKRKFKETLRPYDVKDVIEQYSAGHLDMLGRIKSLQMRVDQIIGRGAVQADKKARLEKGEKTPLELDSLDELSMMGRVVKVEKQIQSIENKLDLLLNLYSTCLKKGSSSQLALSSLLLDAEMTSDYHSPTDQRDLFPSANTLSQSDSAALES, encoded by the exons ATGTTGGGGAGCCCGTCCAACAACGGCGGCGTTCGAATgctggcgccgccgccgccatcgccgccacCGGGCGCCGGTGACGAGCGACGCGTCGAGTTCGTGGCGCTCACCGCCGTGCACACGGAGCGCAGCGAGCCATCCACCCCAGAGCGCAGCTTGCCGTCGCACCGGACTGGGCTGCTGGGTACGCCGTTGCCCGGACCCCCGGGGCCCCGGGCCAGCGCGTCCCAGACCAGCAAGCGCTTCCGCAAACTGCAAAACTACTTGTATAACATTCTGGAACGACCACGGGGATGGGCCTTCATCTATCACGTCTTCAT TTTTCTGCTGGTTTTCAGCTGCTTGGTGCTGTCCGTCTTCTCCACCATCCCCGAACACCAAAGGGTCGCCAACCAGGGCCTTTTCATACTG GAGTTTGTGATGATCGTGGTGTTTGGCCTGGAGTACTTCATCAGGATCTGGGCGGCGGGTTGCTGTTGCCGATATCGCGGCTGGCAGGGTCGGCTGCGCTTCGCCCGCAAGCCCTTCTGCGTCATCG ACTTCATCGTGTTTGTGGCGTCGCTGGCGGTGATTGCGGCCGGCACGCAGGGCAACATCTTCGCCACGTCGGCGCTGCGTAGCATGCGCTTCCTGCAGATCCTGCGCATGGTGCGCATGGACCGGCGGGGGGGCACCTGGAAGCTGTTGGGATCCGTCGTCTACGCTCACAGCAAG GAGCTGTTCACGGCGTGGTACATTGGCTTCCTGGTGCTCATCTTCGCCTCCTTCCTGGTCTACCAGGCCGAGAAGGACAACACCGACTTCAGCAACTACGCAGACTCCCTCTGGTGGGGAATT ATCACATTGACCACCATCGGTTACGGCGACAAGATCCCCCGCACGTGGCAGGGTCGTCTGCTGGCGGCCGGCTTTGCTCTCCTGGGCGTTTCCTTCTTTGCCCTGCCCGCT ggaatTCTCGGCTCGGGCTTTGCCTTGAAAGTTCAGGAGGAGCACCGCCAGAAGCACTTTGAGAAGCGCCGCATGCCAGCCGCGAACCTCATCCAG GCGGCGTGGCGTCTGTACTCGACTGACGCCAAGCACTCGTACCTGACGGCCACCTGGTACTTCTACGACAGCATGCTACCTTCCTTCAG AGAATTGACGCTACTGTACAGTCACCTCCAGCGGCAGCGGAACGCCAGCAAgaaggcgccgccgccgccatacaGCGCCAACTTCCATCACACGCAGCTGTCAGGGCTGCGGCCCTACAGCGCCCCCTATATGTCGGGGGACAG CAGTAAACTCGGCTTCCGGGACAGGCTCCGGATGAATAACTCCCGCTCGGCGCAGGTGATCCGCGGCAAGGCGTCGTCGCCCCAGGCACCGGGTCCGGCTGTGAGGCGCTCGCCCAGCCAGGAGAACGTCCCTGACGCGGCCAGCCCCGGGAAGGTGCAGAAGAGCTGGAGCTTCAATGACCGCACTCGCTTCCGCACCTCGCTGCGGCTCAAGGCCCGCCCCCCCGTAGATG TCGAGGTACCGGGTGAGGACGGCGTGGAGGACAGAGGCTACTGCGACGTGGCCATGGACGAGGTTATTCCCGCCGTCAAGACGCTCATTCGAGCCGTCAG AATTTTGAAGTTCCTGGTGGCCAAGAGGAAGTTCAAGGAGACGCTGCGTCCATATGACGTCAAAGACGTCATCGAGCAGTACTCGGCGGGACACCTGGACATGCTGGGCCGCATTAAGAGCCTGCAGATGCG GGTGGACCAGATCATCGGGCGAGGCGCCGTCCAGGCCGACAAGAAGGCACGCCTGGAAAAGGGCGAAAAGACCCCGCTGGAACTGGACTCCCTGGACGAGCTCAGCATGATGGGACGCGTGGTCAAAGTGGAGAAACAG ATTCAGTCCATCGAAAACAAGCTGGACCTTTTGCTCAACTTGTACTCGACGTGCCTGAAGAAAGGCTCGTCTTCGCAGCTGGCGCTGTCCTCTCTGCTGCTGGATGCCGAGATGACGTCGGACTACCACAGCCCGACCGACCAAAGAGACCTCTTCCCCTCGGCCAACACGCTCTCGCAGTCCGACAGCGCCGCCCTGGAATCCTAG
- the LOC133144820 gene encoding potassium voltage-gated channel subfamily KQT member 4 isoform X4 encodes MLGSPSNNGGVRMLAPPPPSPPPGAGDERRVEFVALTAVHTERSEPSTPERSLPSHRTGLLGTPLPGPPGPRASASQTSKRFRKLQNYLYNILERPRGWAFIYHVFIFLLVFSCLVLSVFSTIPEHQRVANQGLFILEFVMIVVFGLEYFIRIWAAGCCCRYRGWQGRLRFARKPFCVIDFIVFVASLAVIAAGTQGNIFATSALRSMRFLQILRMVRMDRRGGTWKLLGSVVYAHSKELFTAWYIGFLVLIFASFLVYQAEKDNTDFSNYADSLWWGIITLTTIGYGDKIPRTWQGRLLAAGFALLGVSFFALPAGILGSGFALKVQEEHRQKHFEKRRMPAANLIQAAWRLYSTDAKHSYLTATWYFYDSMLPSFRELTLLYSHLQRQRNASKKAPPPPYSANFHHTQLSGLRPYSAPYMSGDRRPEAPCSKLGFRDRLRMNNSRSAQVIRGKASSPQAPGPAVRRSPSQENVPDAASPGKVQKSWSFNDRTRFRTSLRLKARPPVDVEVPGEDGVEDRGYCDVAMDEVIPAVKTLIRAVRILKFLVAKRKFKETLRPYDVKDVIEQYSAGHLDMLGRIKSLQMRVDQIIGRGAVQADKKARLEKGEKTPLELDSLDELSMMGRVVKVEKQIQSIENKLDLLLNLYSTCLKKGSSSQLALSSLLLDAEMTSDYHSPTDQRDLFPSANTLSQSDSAALES; translated from the exons ATGTTGGGGAGCCCGTCCAACAACGGCGGCGTTCGAATgctggcgccgccgccgccatcgccgccacCGGGCGCCGGTGACGAGCGACGCGTCGAGTTCGTGGCGCTCACCGCCGTGCACACGGAGCGCAGCGAGCCATCCACCCCAGAGCGCAGCTTGCCGTCGCACCGGACTGGGCTGCTGGGTACGCCGTTGCCCGGACCCCCGGGGCCCCGGGCCAGCGCGTCCCAGACCAGCAAGCGCTTCCGCAAACTGCAAAACTACTTGTATAACATTCTGGAACGACCACGGGGATGGGCCTTCATCTATCACGTCTTCAT TTTTCTGCTGGTTTTCAGCTGCTTGGTGCTGTCCGTCTTCTCCACCATCCCCGAACACCAAAGGGTCGCCAACCAGGGCCTTTTCATACTG GAGTTTGTGATGATCGTGGTGTTTGGCCTGGAGTACTTCATCAGGATCTGGGCGGCGGGTTGCTGTTGCCGATATCGCGGCTGGCAGGGTCGGCTGCGCTTCGCCCGCAAGCCCTTCTGCGTCATCG ACTTCATCGTGTTTGTGGCGTCGCTGGCGGTGATTGCGGCCGGCACGCAGGGCAACATCTTCGCCACGTCGGCGCTGCGTAGCATGCGCTTCCTGCAGATCCTGCGCATGGTGCGCATGGACCGGCGGGGGGGCACCTGGAAGCTGTTGGGATCCGTCGTCTACGCTCACAGCAAG GAGCTGTTCACGGCGTGGTACATTGGCTTCCTGGTGCTCATCTTCGCCTCCTTCCTGGTCTACCAGGCCGAGAAGGACAACACCGACTTCAGCAACTACGCAGACTCCCTCTGGTGGGGAATT ATCACATTGACCACCATCGGTTACGGCGACAAGATCCCCCGCACGTGGCAGGGTCGTCTGCTGGCGGCCGGCTTTGCTCTCCTGGGCGTTTCCTTCTTTGCCCTGCCCGCT ggaatTCTCGGCTCGGGCTTTGCCTTGAAAGTTCAGGAGGAGCACCGCCAGAAGCACTTTGAGAAGCGCCGCATGCCAGCCGCGAACCTCATCCAG GCGGCGTGGCGTCTGTACTCGACTGACGCCAAGCACTCGTACCTGACGGCCACCTGGTACTTCTACGACAGCATGCTACCTTCCTTCAG AGAATTGACGCTACTGTACAGTCACCTCCAGCGGCAGCGGAACGCCAGCAAgaaggcgccgccgccgccatacaGCGCCAACTTCCATCACACGCAGCTGTCAGGGCTGCGGCCCTACAGCGCCCCCTATATGTCGGGGGACAG GAGGCCAGAAGCGCCGTGCAG TAAACTCGGCTTCCGGGACAGGCTCCGGATGAATAACTCCCGCTCGGCGCAGGTGATCCGCGGCAAGGCGTCGTCGCCCCAGGCACCGGGTCCGGCTGTGAGGCGCTCGCCCAGCCAGGAGAACGTCCCTGACGCGGCCAGCCCCGGGAAGGTGCAGAAGAGCTGGAGCTTCAATGACCGCACTCGCTTCCGCACCTCGCTGCGGCTCAAGGCCCGCCCCCCCGTAGATG TCGAGGTACCGGGTGAGGACGGCGTGGAGGACAGAGGCTACTGCGACGTGGCCATGGACGAGGTTATTCCCGCCGTCAAGACGCTCATTCGAGCCGTCAG AATTTTGAAGTTCCTGGTGGCCAAGAGGAAGTTCAAGGAGACGCTGCGTCCATATGACGTCAAAGACGTCATCGAGCAGTACTCGGCGGGACACCTGGACATGCTGGGCCGCATTAAGAGCCTGCAGATGCG GGTGGACCAGATCATCGGGCGAGGCGCCGTCCAGGCCGACAAGAAGGCACGCCTGGAAAAGGGCGAAAAGACCCCGCTGGAACTGGACTCCCTGGACGAGCTCAGCATGATGGGACGCGTGGTCAAAGTGGAGAAACAG ATTCAGTCCATCGAAAACAAGCTGGACCTTTTGCTCAACTTGTACTCGACGTGCCTGAAGAAAGGCTCGTCTTCGCAGCTGGCGCTGTCCTCTCTGCTGCTGGATGCCGAGATGACGTCGGACTACCACAGCCCGACCGACCAAAGAGACCTCTTCCCCTCGGCCAACACGCTCTCGCAGTCCGACAGCGCCGCCCTGGAATCCTAG
- the LOC133144820 gene encoding potassium voltage-gated channel subfamily KQT member 4 isoform X3 has translation MLGSPSNNGGVRMLAPPPPSPPPGAGDERRVEFVALTAVHTERSEPSTPERSLPSHRTGLLGTPLPGPPGPRASASQTSKRFRKLQNYLYNILERPRGWAFIYHVFIFLLVFSCLVLSVFSTIPEHQRVANQGLFILEFVMIVVFGLEYFIRIWAAGCCCRYRGWQGRLRFARKPFCVIDFIVFVASLAVIAAGTQGNIFATSALRSMRFLQILRMVRMDRRGGTWKLLGSVVYAHSKELFTAWYIGFLVLIFASFLVYQAEKDNTDFSNYADSLWWGIITLTTIGYGDKIPRTWQGRLLAAGFALLGVSFFALPAGILGSGFALKVQEEHRQKHFEKRRMPAANLIQAAWRLYSTDAKHSYLTATWYFYDSMLPSFRELTLLYSHLQRQRNASKKAPPPPYSANFHHTQLSGLRPYSAPYMSGDRRPEAPCSSKLGFRDRLRMNNSRSAQVIRGKASSPQAPGPAVRRSPSQENVPDAASPGKVQKSWSFNDRTRFRTSLRLKARPPVDVEVPGEDGVEDRGYCDVAMDEVIPAVKTLIRAVRILKFLVAKRKFKETLRPYDVKDVIEQYSAGHLDMLGRIKSLQMRVDQIIGRGAVQADKKARLEKGEKTPLELDSLDELSMMGRVVKVEKQIQSIENKLDLLLNLYSTCLKKGSSSQLALSSLLLDAEMTSDYHSPTDQRDLFPSANTLSQSDSAALES, from the exons ATGTTGGGGAGCCCGTCCAACAACGGCGGCGTTCGAATgctggcgccgccgccgccatcgccgccacCGGGCGCCGGTGACGAGCGACGCGTCGAGTTCGTGGCGCTCACCGCCGTGCACACGGAGCGCAGCGAGCCATCCACCCCAGAGCGCAGCTTGCCGTCGCACCGGACTGGGCTGCTGGGTACGCCGTTGCCCGGACCCCCGGGGCCCCGGGCCAGCGCGTCCCAGACCAGCAAGCGCTTCCGCAAACTGCAAAACTACTTGTATAACATTCTGGAACGACCACGGGGATGGGCCTTCATCTATCACGTCTTCAT TTTTCTGCTGGTTTTCAGCTGCTTGGTGCTGTCCGTCTTCTCCACCATCCCCGAACACCAAAGGGTCGCCAACCAGGGCCTTTTCATACTG GAGTTTGTGATGATCGTGGTGTTTGGCCTGGAGTACTTCATCAGGATCTGGGCGGCGGGTTGCTGTTGCCGATATCGCGGCTGGCAGGGTCGGCTGCGCTTCGCCCGCAAGCCCTTCTGCGTCATCG ACTTCATCGTGTTTGTGGCGTCGCTGGCGGTGATTGCGGCCGGCACGCAGGGCAACATCTTCGCCACGTCGGCGCTGCGTAGCATGCGCTTCCTGCAGATCCTGCGCATGGTGCGCATGGACCGGCGGGGGGGCACCTGGAAGCTGTTGGGATCCGTCGTCTACGCTCACAGCAAG GAGCTGTTCACGGCGTGGTACATTGGCTTCCTGGTGCTCATCTTCGCCTCCTTCCTGGTCTACCAGGCCGAGAAGGACAACACCGACTTCAGCAACTACGCAGACTCCCTCTGGTGGGGAATT ATCACATTGACCACCATCGGTTACGGCGACAAGATCCCCCGCACGTGGCAGGGTCGTCTGCTGGCGGCCGGCTTTGCTCTCCTGGGCGTTTCCTTCTTTGCCCTGCCCGCT ggaatTCTCGGCTCGGGCTTTGCCTTGAAAGTTCAGGAGGAGCACCGCCAGAAGCACTTTGAGAAGCGCCGCATGCCAGCCGCGAACCTCATCCAG GCGGCGTGGCGTCTGTACTCGACTGACGCCAAGCACTCGTACCTGACGGCCACCTGGTACTTCTACGACAGCATGCTACCTTCCTTCAG AGAATTGACGCTACTGTACAGTCACCTCCAGCGGCAGCGGAACGCCAGCAAgaaggcgccgccgccgccatacaGCGCCAACTTCCATCACACGCAGCTGTCAGGGCTGCGGCCCTACAGCGCCCCCTATATGTCGGGGGACAG GAGGCCAGAAGCGCCGTGCAG CAGTAAACTCGGCTTCCGGGACAGGCTCCGGATGAATAACTCCCGCTCGGCGCAGGTGATCCGCGGCAAGGCGTCGTCGCCCCAGGCACCGGGTCCGGCTGTGAGGCGCTCGCCCAGCCAGGAGAACGTCCCTGACGCGGCCAGCCCCGGGAAGGTGCAGAAGAGCTGGAGCTTCAATGACCGCACTCGCTTCCGCACCTCGCTGCGGCTCAAGGCCCGCCCCCCCGTAGATG TCGAGGTACCGGGTGAGGACGGCGTGGAGGACAGAGGCTACTGCGACGTGGCCATGGACGAGGTTATTCCCGCCGTCAAGACGCTCATTCGAGCCGTCAG AATTTTGAAGTTCCTGGTGGCCAAGAGGAAGTTCAAGGAGACGCTGCGTCCATATGACGTCAAAGACGTCATCGAGCAGTACTCGGCGGGACACCTGGACATGCTGGGCCGCATTAAGAGCCTGCAGATGCG GGTGGACCAGATCATCGGGCGAGGCGCCGTCCAGGCCGACAAGAAGGCACGCCTGGAAAAGGGCGAAAAGACCCCGCTGGAACTGGACTCCCTGGACGAGCTCAGCATGATGGGACGCGTGGTCAAAGTGGAGAAACAG ATTCAGTCCATCGAAAACAAGCTGGACCTTTTGCTCAACTTGTACTCGACGTGCCTGAAGAAAGGCTCGTCTTCGCAGCTGGCGCTGTCCTCTCTGCTGCTGGATGCCGAGATGACGTCGGACTACCACAGCCCGACCGACCAAAGAGACCTCTTCCCCTCGGCCAACACGCTCTCGCAGTCCGACAGCGCCGCCCTGGAATCCTAG
- the LOC133144820 gene encoding potassium voltage-gated channel subfamily KQT member 4 isoform X2 has protein sequence MLGSPSNNGGVRMLAPPPPSPPPGAGDERRVEFVALTAVHTERSEPSTPERSLPSHRTGLLGTPLPGPPGPRASASQTSKRFRKLQNYLYNILERPRGWAFIYHVFIFLLVFSCLVLSVFSTIPEHQRVANQGLFILEFVMIVVFGLEYFIRIWAAGCCCRYRGWQGRLRFARKPFCVIDFIVFVASLAVIAAGTQGNIFATSALRSMRFLQILRMVRMDRRGGTWKLLGSVVYAHSKELFTAWYIGFLVLIFASFLVYQAEKDNTDFSNYADSLWWGIITLTTIGYGDKIPRTWQGRLLAAGFALLGVSFFALPAGILGSGFALKVQEEHRQKHFEKRRMPAANLIQAAWRLYSTDAKHSYLTATWYFYDSMLPSFRELTLLYSHLQRQRNASKKAPPPPYSANFHHTQLSGLRPYSAPYMSGDSQVLAKKRGLFRIHAGRKQSSKLGFRDRLRMNNSRSAQVIRGKASSPQAPGPAVRRSPSQENVPDAASPGKVQKSWSFNDRTRFRTSLRLKARPPVDVEVPGEDGVEDRGYCDVAMDEVIPAVKTLIRAVRILKFLVAKRKFKETLRPYDVKDVIEQYSAGHLDMLGRIKSLQMRVDQIIGRGAVQADKKARLEKGEKTPLELDSLDELSMMGRVVKVEKQIQSIENKLDLLLNLYSTCLKKGSSSQLALSSLLLDAEMTSDYHSPTDQRDLFPSANTLSQSDSAALES, from the exons ATGTTGGGGAGCCCGTCCAACAACGGCGGCGTTCGAATgctggcgccgccgccgccatcgccgccacCGGGCGCCGGTGACGAGCGACGCGTCGAGTTCGTGGCGCTCACCGCCGTGCACACGGAGCGCAGCGAGCCATCCACCCCAGAGCGCAGCTTGCCGTCGCACCGGACTGGGCTGCTGGGTACGCCGTTGCCCGGACCCCCGGGGCCCCGGGCCAGCGCGTCCCAGACCAGCAAGCGCTTCCGCAAACTGCAAAACTACTTGTATAACATTCTGGAACGACCACGGGGATGGGCCTTCATCTATCACGTCTTCAT TTTTCTGCTGGTTTTCAGCTGCTTGGTGCTGTCCGTCTTCTCCACCATCCCCGAACACCAAAGGGTCGCCAACCAGGGCCTTTTCATACTG GAGTTTGTGATGATCGTGGTGTTTGGCCTGGAGTACTTCATCAGGATCTGGGCGGCGGGTTGCTGTTGCCGATATCGCGGCTGGCAGGGTCGGCTGCGCTTCGCCCGCAAGCCCTTCTGCGTCATCG ACTTCATCGTGTTTGTGGCGTCGCTGGCGGTGATTGCGGCCGGCACGCAGGGCAACATCTTCGCCACGTCGGCGCTGCGTAGCATGCGCTTCCTGCAGATCCTGCGCATGGTGCGCATGGACCGGCGGGGGGGCACCTGGAAGCTGTTGGGATCCGTCGTCTACGCTCACAGCAAG GAGCTGTTCACGGCGTGGTACATTGGCTTCCTGGTGCTCATCTTCGCCTCCTTCCTGGTCTACCAGGCCGAGAAGGACAACACCGACTTCAGCAACTACGCAGACTCCCTCTGGTGGGGAATT ATCACATTGACCACCATCGGTTACGGCGACAAGATCCCCCGCACGTGGCAGGGTCGTCTGCTGGCGGCCGGCTTTGCTCTCCTGGGCGTTTCCTTCTTTGCCCTGCCCGCT ggaatTCTCGGCTCGGGCTTTGCCTTGAAAGTTCAGGAGGAGCACCGCCAGAAGCACTTTGAGAAGCGCCGCATGCCAGCCGCGAACCTCATCCAG GCGGCGTGGCGTCTGTACTCGACTGACGCCAAGCACTCGTACCTGACGGCCACCTGGTACTTCTACGACAGCATGCTACCTTCCTTCAG AGAATTGACGCTACTGTACAGTCACCTCCAGCGGCAGCGGAACGCCAGCAAgaaggcgccgccgccgccatacaGCGCCAACTTCCATCACACGCAGCTGTCAGGGCTGCGGCCCTACAGCGCCCCCTATATGTCGGGGGACAG TCAAGTCCTCGCAAAAAAGCGAGGTCTCTTCCGGATTCATGCCGGACGCAAGCAGAG CAGTAAACTCGGCTTCCGGGACAGGCTCCGGATGAATAACTCCCGCTCGGCGCAGGTGATCCGCGGCAAGGCGTCGTCGCCCCAGGCACCGGGTCCGGCTGTGAGGCGCTCGCCCAGCCAGGAGAACGTCCCTGACGCGGCCAGCCCCGGGAAGGTGCAGAAGAGCTGGAGCTTCAATGACCGCACTCGCTTCCGCACCTCGCTGCGGCTCAAGGCCCGCCCCCCCGTAGATG TCGAGGTACCGGGTGAGGACGGCGTGGAGGACAGAGGCTACTGCGACGTGGCCATGGACGAGGTTATTCCCGCCGTCAAGACGCTCATTCGAGCCGTCAG AATTTTGAAGTTCCTGGTGGCCAAGAGGAAGTTCAAGGAGACGCTGCGTCCATATGACGTCAAAGACGTCATCGAGCAGTACTCGGCGGGACACCTGGACATGCTGGGCCGCATTAAGAGCCTGCAGATGCG GGTGGACCAGATCATCGGGCGAGGCGCCGTCCAGGCCGACAAGAAGGCACGCCTGGAAAAGGGCGAAAAGACCCCGCTGGAACTGGACTCCCTGGACGAGCTCAGCATGATGGGACGCGTGGTCAAAGTGGAGAAACAG ATTCAGTCCATCGAAAACAAGCTGGACCTTTTGCTCAACTTGTACTCGACGTGCCTGAAGAAAGGCTCGTCTTCGCAGCTGGCGCTGTCCTCTCTGCTGCTGGATGCCGAGATGACGTCGGACTACCACAGCCCGACCGACCAAAGAGACCTCTTCCCCTCGGCCAACACGCTCTCGCAGTCCGACAGCGCCGCCCTGGAATCCTAG